From the Nodularia sp. NIES-3585 genome, one window contains:
- the lpxB gene encoding lipid-A-disaccharide synthase has protein sequence MRIFISTGEVSGDLQGSLLITAIQRQAAATGLQLEIVALGGEKMAEAGATILGKTSGIGSMGLIESLPYVFPTLQVQRRAIAFLKENPPDLVVLIDYMGPNLGIGTYMQKHLPQVPVVYYIAPQEWAWSMGLRNTSRIVGFTDKLLAIFPEEARYFSENGAKVSWVGHPLVDRMQDAPSRQAARAQLQIPPEQKAIALLPASRRQELKYLLPVIFAAAQTIQAKLPEVHFWIPLSLEAYREPIAAAIQSYGLQATVVFGQQKEVFAAADFAISKSGTVNLELALLNVPQVVVYRLNPITVWIARKILRGSIVFASPPNLVVMKPIVPELLQEQATAENIIQASMELLLNPERRAQTLADYAEMRQLLGEVGVCDRVSQEILQMLPGVGK, from the coding sequence ATGCGGATATTTATCAGTACTGGCGAAGTATCTGGCGATTTGCAAGGATCATTGCTGATTACAGCAATCCAGCGTCAAGCTGCTGCTACGGGTTTGCAATTAGAAATTGTGGCTTTAGGCGGGGAAAAAATGGCTGAAGCTGGAGCCACTATTTTGGGCAAAACCAGTGGTATTGGCTCAATGGGTCTGATAGAATCTTTGCCTTATGTTTTCCCTACTCTTCAGGTACAACGGCGAGCGATCGCTTTTCTCAAAGAAAATCCCCCTGATTTAGTGGTACTAATTGATTATATGGGGCCAAACTTGGGTATTGGTACTTATATGCAAAAGCATCTGCCACAAGTACCAGTGGTTTATTACATCGCTCCCCAAGAGTGGGCTTGGTCAATGGGTTTGCGGAATACATCCCGAATTGTCGGCTTTACAGATAAACTCTTGGCTATTTTCCCCGAAGAAGCTCGTTATTTTAGCGAAAACGGCGCAAAAGTTAGCTGGGTGGGTCATCCTTTGGTTGATCGGATGCAGGATGCACCTAGTCGCCAAGCTGCCCGCGCTCAATTGCAAATTCCACCAGAACAAAAGGCGATCGCCCTACTCCCCGCTTCTCGTCGTCAAGAATTAAAATATCTTTTACCAGTCATTTTTGCAGCTGCTCAAACTATCCAAGCTAAATTACCAGAAGTCCATTTTTGGATTCCCCTGTCGTTAGAAGCTTACAGAGAGCCAATCGCAGCCGCAATTCAAAGTTATGGTTTACAGGCGACAGTTGTATTTGGTCAACAAAAAGAAGTGTTTGCCGCAGCTGATTTTGCTATAAGTAAATCTGGTACTGTCAACTTGGAACTGGCTTTATTAAATGTGCCGCAAGTTGTAGTTTATCGCCTCAATCCCATTACGGTTTGGATTGCGCGGAAAATTCTCAGAGGGTCTATAGTTTTTGCTTCACCACCTAACTTAGTGGTAATGAAACCCATTGTGCCAGAATTATTACAAGAGCAAGCCACAGCAGAAAATATTATTCAAGCATCGATGGAATTACTGCTAAATCCTGAGCGTCGAGCGCAAACTTTGGCAGATTATGCCGAAATGCGGCAACTTTTGGGTGAAGTGGGAGTATGCGATCGCGTTTCCCAAGAAATTTTGCAAATGCTACCGGGTGTTGGGAAATAG
- the fabZ gene encoding 3-hydroxyacyl-ACP dehydratase FabZ, whose product MAIVSEVNSPDTTLPTSTTEQTTEIKTTFSSEEIHQLLPHRYPFLLVDKIIDYVPGKLAVGVKNITVNEPQFQGHFPEQPLMPGVLIIEAMAQVGGIILKQQPEFKNSLFVFAGIDKVRFRRQVVPGDQLVMTVELLWIKQRRFTKMQARAEVDGQLAAEGELMFSLIK is encoded by the coding sequence ATGGCAATCGTCTCTGAAGTGAATAGTCCCGATACTACTCTACCTACATCTACAACAGAACAAACTACTGAAATTAAAACAACATTCTCGTCTGAAGAAATTCATCAGTTGCTCCCCCACCGTTACCCATTTTTACTTGTAGATAAAATAATTGACTATGTGCCAGGAAAACTGGCTGTGGGCGTAAAAAACATCACGGTCAATGAACCCCAGTTTCAAGGACATTTCCCAGAACAGCCACTGATGCCAGGAGTGTTAATTATTGAGGCTATGGCACAGGTTGGTGGTATTATTCTCAAGCAACAGCCTGAGTTTAAAAATTCATTATTCGTTTTTGCTGGTATTGATAAAGTGCGCTTTCGCCGCCAAGTCGTTCCAGGAGATCAGCTAGTGATGACAGTGGAACTGTTGTGGATTAAACAACGTCGTTTCACTAAAATGCAAGCCCGTGCTGAGGTTGATGGTCAACTCGCTGCTGAAGGAGAATTAATGTTTTCTCTAATTAAGTAA
- a CDS encoding prohibitin family protein — MRNISSNLDHRFQYGFYIGGGIVFLFLAMMIRPFAIVNAGERGVVMQFGKVQDKILDEGLHPIMPIVTSVKRLNVRVQQNTFKSDAASKDLQTITTELAVNWHIDPLRVNKIFQQVGDERLIIDGIITPAVSEVLKAATAKKTAEEVITKRTELKEEIDNHLKTRLASYGIIIDDVSLVNFSFSPEFSRAIESKQIAEQEAKQAEFIAQKATQEAQADINRAKGQAEAQRLQRLTLTPDLLQKQAIEKWDGRFPTVMSGNGALPLININPSSLASENQQK; from the coding sequence ATGCGTAATATTAGCAGTAATCTTGATCACAGATTTCAGTATGGTTTTTATATTGGGGGAGGCATAGTTTTCTTATTTTTGGCAATGATGATCCGTCCTTTTGCCATTGTAAATGCTGGTGAAAGGGGTGTGGTTATGCAGTTTGGCAAAGTTCAAGATAAAATTTTAGACGAAGGTCTACATCCTATTATGCCAATTGTCACATCAGTTAAAAGACTCAATGTTCGCGTGCAACAAAATACTTTTAAATCTGATGCAGCTTCCAAAGACCTCCAGACAATAACGACAGAACTTGCAGTCAACTGGCATATTGATCCGCTCAGGGTAAATAAAATCTTTCAACAAGTTGGAGATGAGAGACTAATTATTGATGGAATTATTACCCCTGCGGTATCCGAAGTTCTGAAAGCAGCTACTGCTAAAAAAACAGCCGAAGAAGTTATTACTAAAAGAACCGAATTAAAGGAAGAGATTGATAATCATCTGAAAACCCGTTTAGCATCTTACGGTATCATCATAGATGATGTTTCTTTAGTTAATTTCTCCTTTTCTCCTGAGTTTAGTAGAGCAATTGAATCTAAACAAATAGCTGAACAAGAAGCTAAACAGGCGGAATTTATTGCTCAGAAAGCAACACAAGAAGCCCAAGCAGATATCAACCGCGCTAAAGGTCAAGCTGAGGCGCAAAGATTACAACGGCTGACTTTAACGCCAGATTTATTACAAAAGCAAGCCATAGAAAAATGGGATGGTCGTTTTCCCACAGTTATGAGTGGTAACGGTGCGTTGCCTTTAATTAACATTAATCCTAGTAGTTTAGCAAGTGAAAATCAGCAAAAGTAG
- the nfi gene encoding deoxyribonuclease V (cleaves DNA at apurinic or apyrimidinic sites): MKINQHHAWPLTTEDAIAIQESLRDQVIRSDKIKQPVQYVAGVDMGFESNGTISRAAVAVLSFPDLQVIETSLAYRPTAFPYIPGLLSFREIPAVLDALEKIQITPDIILCDGQGIAHPRRFGIASHLGVILDMPTIGVAKSLFVGQHDQLPDTKGSWKPLIHQGETIGAVLRTRTGVKPVYVSIGHQISLTTAIDYVLSCTPKYRLPETTRIADKLASAR; the protein is encoded by the coding sequence ATGAAGATTAATCAACATCATGCTTGGCCTTTGACCACAGAGGATGCGATCGCTATCCAAGAAAGTTTACGAGATCAGGTAATTCGGTCTGATAAAATTAAACAACCTGTGCAATACGTGGCTGGTGTAGATATGGGTTTTGAGTCCAATGGAACTATTAGCCGTGCCGCAGTTGCAGTGCTAAGTTTCCCTGATTTGCAAGTCATAGAAACATCATTAGCTTACCGTCCTACAGCATTTCCTTACATTCCCGGTTTGCTCTCATTTCGGGAAATACCAGCCGTACTTGACGCACTAGAAAAGATTCAAATTACACCAGATATTATTTTGTGTGATGGTCAAGGAATCGCTCATCCTCGGAGATTTGGCATAGCTAGTCATCTAGGGGTTATCTTGGATATGCCGACAATTGGTGTAGCAAAATCATTGTTCGTTGGTCAGCATGATCAATTGCCAGACACTAAAGGTAGCTGGAAACCACTAATACATCAAGGTGAAACTATTGGGGCAGTTTTAAGAACGCGTACAGGAGTAAAGCCTGTGTACGTCTCCATCGGTCATCAAATCAGTTTAACTACGGCAATTGACTATGTATTAAGCTGTACACCAAAATATCGCTTACCCGAAACTACACGTATTGCTGATAAATTAGCATCAGCTAGATAA
- the lpxA gene encoding acyl-ACP--UDP-N-acetylglucosamine O-acyltransferase produces the protein MKTLIHPTAVIHSKSELHPTVQVGAYAVIGAHVKVGMETIIGAHVVLEGPCEIGARNQIFPGAAIGMEPQDLKFVGEPTWVKIGDNNLIREYVTINRATGAGEATVIGNNNLLMAYVHVAHNCIIEDSVIIPNSVALAGHVHIESRARLGGVLGVHQFVRIGQHAMVGGMARIDRDVPPYMLVEGNPARVRTLNLVGLKRSGMNSGDLQVLKKAFRILYRSGLSFKDALEELEQLGETEQLQYLRRFLLLSQMPGRRGLIPGRKKLGASDES, from the coding sequence TTGAAGACGCTTATTCATCCAACTGCTGTAATTCATTCTAAATCGGAACTCCACCCTACAGTACAAGTCGGTGCCTATGCTGTGATTGGAGCGCACGTCAAAGTCGGAATGGAAACGATTATTGGCGCTCATGTAGTGCTAGAAGGTCCTTGTGAGATTGGGGCGCGAAATCAAATTTTTCCAGGCGCAGCTATCGGTATGGAACCCCAGGATCTGAAGTTTGTAGGAGAACCGACTTGGGTCAAAATTGGTGACAATAACTTGATTCGTGAATATGTCACTATTAATCGCGCTACTGGTGCTGGTGAAGCTACGGTGATTGGCAACAATAATCTATTAATGGCTTATGTACACGTAGCTCATAACTGCATAATTGAAGACAGTGTAATTATTCCTAACTCAGTAGCCTTGGCAGGTCATGTCCATATAGAGTCACGTGCCAGGCTGGGTGGAGTTTTAGGAGTGCATCAATTTGTCCGCATTGGTCAACACGCAATGGTCGGGGGTATGGCACGTATTGACCGGGATGTGCCGCCTTATATGTTGGTAGAAGGAAATCCAGCACGGGTAAGAACCCTGAATTTAGTAGGGCTAAAACGTTCTGGGATGAATTCGGGCGACCTACAAGTGCTGAAAAAAGCCTTTCGGATTCTGTATCGGTCTGGCTTAAGTTTTAAGGACGCTTTGGAAGAACTTGAACAATTGGGAGAAACTGAACAATTGCAATACTTGCGTCGTTTTTTGCTCCTTTCTCAAATGCCAGGAAGACGTGGCTTAATTCCAGGAAGGAAAAAACTAGGCGCGAGTGATGAGTCCTAA
- a CDS encoding DUF4351 domain-containing protein, with translation MIDHDRLFKELISNFFLEFIELFFPEVREYLEPESVKFLDKELFTDVTEGKQYETDLVAQVKFAHKSAYFLIHIENESTARANFNRRMFRYFARLHEKFNLPIYPIVIFSYDRPKKAAVNQYQVGFPDFQVLEFNYRVIQLNQYNWRDFLSRPNPVASALMAKMNIAPSDRPKVKAECLRLLVTLKLNPAKMQLISGFIDTYLSLNQQEETVFKSELGLLEPQEQEEVMQIVTSWMRQGIEQGIEQGIEQGIEQGIEREKDLIIRQIKRKLGEIDGDLESRIRSYDLDIVESLGEELWDFSTVEDLRNWLDNIQN, from the coding sequence ATGATAGATCATGACCGCTTATTTAAAGAATTAATATCTAACTTCTTTCTAGAATTCATTGAGTTATTTTTCCCCGAAGTCAGAGAATATCTGGAACCAGAATCAGTAAAATTTCTAGATAAAGAACTATTTACTGATGTCACAGAAGGTAAACAATACGAAACCGATTTAGTCGCACAAGTCAAATTTGCTCACAAATCAGCTTATTTTTTAATTCACATTGAAAACGAATCCACCGCCAGAGCTAACTTTAATCGGCGAATGTTTCGTTATTTTGCACGATTACACGAAAAATTCAACTTACCAATTTATCCCATAGTCATTTTTTCATACGACCGCCCCAAAAAAGCAGCAGTAAATCAATACCAAGTAGGATTCCCCGATTTCCAGGTATTAGAGTTTAATTATCGGGTGATTCAGTTAAATCAATATAACTGGCGAGACTTTTTAAGTCGTCCAAATCCAGTAGCATCAGCATTGATGGCTAAAATGAATATAGCACCCTCAGACAGACCAAAAGTCAAGGCTGAGTGTTTACGGTTGTTGGTAACATTAAAATTAAACCCAGCCAAAATGCAGTTAATTTCTGGGTTTATTGATACATATTTAAGTTTAAATCAGCAGGAAGAAACCGTGTTTAAGTCAGAATTGGGGTTATTAGAGCCACAAGAACAGGAGGAAGTTATGCAAATTGTTACTAGTTGGATGAGACAGGGTATTGAACAAGGTATCGAACAAGGGATTGAACAAGGGATTGAACAAGGGATTGAACGGGAGAAAGATTTGATTATCCGTCAAATTAAGCGCAAGCTGGGAGAAATTGACGGTGATTTAGAAAGTCGTATTAGGTCTTATGACTTGGATATTGTGGAAAGTTTAGGTGAGGAGTTATGGGATTTTTCCACAGTTGAAGATTTACGTAATTGGTTGGATAATATCCAAAACTAA
- a CDS encoding FHA domain-containing protein — protein sequence MNALTLQWHDTGQDSVQDIYEHQPSKNPSTVRIGRDPMRCDIVLSHPTVSGLHVEIFFHHQQQCFYIRNLRSPNPPIIDGQQLVHGEMPLNQGSIIYLGQAKLQVSNVAISSIPPTILIPPEPSEQLRHHHHPPTPPAPPQGVYGLECPKCHKVSPVENLQIGCPWCGTSLAASVSVLVAPNH from the coding sequence ATGAATGCACTAACTTTACAGTGGCACGATACAGGCCAAGATAGCGTTCAGGATATTTATGAACACCAGCCCAGTAAAAATCCTAGCACCGTCCGCATTGGTCGAGATCCCATGCGGTGTGACATTGTTTTAAGTCACCCGACTGTATCCGGTTTACACGTAGAAATATTTTTCCACCATCAGCAGCAATGCTTTTATATCAGAAATTTGCGATCGCCTAATCCCCCAATCATCGATGGACAGCAATTAGTCCACGGTGAAATGCCTTTAAATCAAGGCAGTATAATTTATTTAGGTCAAGCAAAACTTCAAGTTAGTAACGTTGCTATCTCCAGCATTCCACCAACAATTTTGATACCACCAGAACCATCAGAACAACTGCGACATCATCACCATCCACCTACACCCCCAGCACCACCACAAGGAGTTTATGGTTTAGAGTGTCCCAAATGTCATAAAGTTTCTCCTGTGGAAAATTTGCAAATTGGCTGTCCTTGGTGTGGTACATCTTTAGCAGCATCAGTAAGTGTCTTAGTCGCACCCAATCATTAG
- the lpxC gene encoding UDP-3-O-acyl-N-acetylglucosamine deacetylase, which produces MQQHTIAAAITQTGVGLHSGVSTHVRILPSEPGSGRYFVRVDLPDLPIIPAQVAAVNQTLLSTQLGQGEACIRTVEHLLAALAGMGVDNARIEIDGSEVPLLDGSARVWTESIAQVGIVSQAISNPVPLVVKQPIWIHENGAFACALPASKTRFSYEIDFELSAIGNQWHSWSLSSSFAAEIASARTFGLLHQIEHLQKTGLIKGGSLDNALVCGSEGWLNPPLRFENEPVRHKILDLVGDLSLLGTFPQAHFLAYKASHNLHVQLARKILELELAKV; this is translated from the coding sequence ATGCAACAGCACACCATAGCAGCGGCAATCACCCAAACAGGAGTGGGACTGCATAGTGGCGTGAGTACCCATGTCAGGATATTGCCGTCAGAACCAGGTAGTGGTCGTTACTTTGTCCGGGTAGATTTGCCAGATTTACCAATCATTCCCGCCCAAGTTGCAGCCGTAAATCAAACTCTGCTCTCAACTCAATTGGGTCAGGGTGAAGCCTGCATTCGCACAGTGGAACATTTATTGGCGGCGCTTGCGGGTATGGGTGTGGATAACGCCCGAATTGAAATTGATGGCTCAGAAGTCCCACTATTAGACGGTTCAGCAAGGGTTTGGACTGAGAGTATTGCTCAAGTTGGCATAGTATCACAAGCAATTAGCAACCCAGTTCCTTTGGTTGTAAAACAGCCGATATGGATTCATGAAAATGGTGCTTTTGCTTGCGCCCTCCCTGCATCAAAAACTCGTTTTAGTTACGAAATTGATTTTGAATTATCGGCTATTGGTAACCAATGGCACAGTTGGTCACTGAGTTCAAGTTTTGCGGCAGAAATTGCTTCGGCTCGTACTTTTGGGTTACTGCACCAAATTGAACACTTACAAAAGACAGGATTAATTAAAGGTGGTAGCTTAGATAATGCCTTGGTTTGCGGATCTGAAGGTTGGCTAAATCCACCACTAAGATTTGAAAATGAACCAGTTCGTCATAAAATATTAGATTTAGTAGGAGATTTGAGTTTATTGGGAACTTTTCCGCAAGCTCATTTCTTAGCGTATAAAGCCAGTCATAATTTACACGTTCAACTGGCTCGGAAAATTTTAGAATTGGAATTGGCTAAAGTCTAA
- a CDS encoding DNA cytosine methyltransferase: MREQRPIAVDLFAGAGGMTLGFEQAGFDVLASVEIDPIHCATHEFNFPFCSMLCKSVEDTTASDIRNQSKIGDREIDVVICGSPCQGFSIIGKRVFDDPRNSLVFHFYRLVLELKPKFFVMENVRGITVGEHKKILETLISEFDKNGYQVEENYQVLNAADYCVPQSRERLFLIGARKDLDLPKYPQPITQPALPNNSQQKNLSPLPHSPTVWEAIGDLPEVEQYSELLETDCVVAKYSQPSNYALALRGISSLADDYSSDRAFDLSILSSSLRTKHSAATMERFARTSQGEREPISRFHKLHPAGVCNTLRAGTDQYRGSFTSPRPIHPFTPRCITVREAARLHSYPDWFRFHVTKWHGFRQVGNSVPPLLAKAVASKIIEKLHLSPFKPKDIKLLGNDNLLKYDMSQAAKYYGVNSSIIHPRKTSQG, from the coding sequence ATGAGAGAACAACGGCCAATTGCTGTCGATTTATTTGCCGGTGCAGGTGGGATGACCCTCGGCTTTGAACAAGCTGGCTTTGATGTACTTGCATCTGTAGAAATTGACCCTATCCACTGTGCAACACATGAGTTTAATTTCCCTTTCTGCTCAATGTTGTGTAAAAGTGTTGAGGACACCACAGCCTCGGACATTCGCAATCAGTCTAAAATTGGCGATCGCGAAATTGATGTGGTAATTTGTGGCTCACCATGCCAAGGCTTTTCCATAATCGGTAAACGAGTCTTTGATGACCCACGAAACTCTTTAGTATTTCACTTTTATCGGTTGGTTTTGGAACTAAAACCGAAGTTTTTTGTGATGGAAAATGTTCGGGGAATCACAGTTGGAGAACACAAAAAAATTCTCGAAACTTTAATTAGTGAATTTGACAAAAATGGCTATCAAGTAGAAGAAAATTACCAAGTTCTCAACGCTGCTGATTATTGTGTTCCTCAGTCCCGTGAAAGATTATTTTTGATTGGGGCTAGAAAGGATTTAGACTTACCAAAATACCCCCAGCCCATTACTCAACCAGCATTACCAAATAATTCTCAACAGAAAAATTTATCTCCTCTTCCCCATAGCCCAACAGTATGGGAAGCTATCGGCGATTTACCAGAAGTAGAACAATACTCAGAATTACTGGAAACAGACTGTGTAGTGGCAAAGTATAGCCAGCCGAGTAATTACGCTCTAGCACTTCGTGGTATCAGTAGTTTAGCAGATGATTATTCGAGCGATCGCGCCTTTGATTTAAGCATTCTTTCTTCCAGTCTGCGGACAAAGCACTCAGCCGCAACAATGGAACGCTTTGCTCGAACAAGCCAGGGAGAGCGAGAGCCAATTAGTCGTTTCCATAAATTGCATCCTGCTGGCGTGTGTAACACTTTAAGAGCAGGCACAGATCAGTATAGAGGTTCTTTCACCTCTCCTAGACCGATTCATCCATTTACACCCCGTTGCATCACAGTCAGAGAAGCGGCGAGGTTACATTCTTACCCCGACTGGTTTAGATTTCATGTCACCAAATGGCACGGATTTCGGCAAGTCGGAAACTCTGTTCCTCCTTTATTAGCTAAAGCCGTCGCCTCGAAAATTATTGAAAAACTTCATCTGTCTCCATTTAAGCCAAAAGATATAAAACTTTTAGGTAATGATAATTTATTAAAATATGATATGTCGCAAGCTGCTAAATATTACGGTGTTAATTCAAGCATAATACATCCGAGAAAAACAAGCCAAGGCTAA
- a CDS encoding BamA/TamA family outer membrane protein, with protein sequence MRLSPVWVAMVAMATPLGGSPSANAQTINSSEQTAEVFTPEINQAVPASETLNFHSNSTEVPSFVTVIPVKSAQKTKSDVIIPTLTTPTVSPNSEKTANFLTQQPNSVPEIVPPVVDEPIPSPTPETTPSPGNLNTPNATPEAEEPRVLVSEVVVTPETGQLTPELENQVFRVIRTQPGRTTTRSQLQEDINAIFGTGFFANVQAVPEDTPLGVRVSFVVQPNPVLSKVEVQANPGTDVPSVLAPNTVDEVFSPQYGQILNLRELQEGIKQLTQKYQEQGYVLANVIGSPQISETGVVTLQVAEGVVENLKVRFRDREGQETDATGEPIRGRTQEYIITRELELKPGDVFNRDTVQTDLQRVFGLGLFEDVNVSLDPGTDPSKVDVVVNVAERSTGSIAAGAGFSSASGLFGTVSYQQQNLAGRNQNLGAEVQVGQRELLFDLRFTDPWIAGDPYRTSYTANLFRRSSISLIFDGQDGDIRTFRPEDSDGDRPRVLRLGGGISFNRPLSPNPYERSEWTASAGLQYQRVSTRDADGNIRPEGAVFQDGVPGERVPLSFSEQGEDDLLLLQLGAQRDLRNNPLQPTRGSFLRFGVDQSVPVGLGSIFLTRLRANYSQYLPVSFTNFAPGPQTLAFNLQGGTVLGDLPPYEAFTLGGSNSVRGYEEGALTSGRSYVQASVEYRFPVFSVVSGALFFDVGSDLGTTTRPAEVLNKNGSGYGYGLGVRVQSPLGPIRIDYGINDDGDSRINFGIGERF encoded by the coding sequence ATGCGTTTATCTCCCGTATGGGTAGCAATGGTAGCAATGGCAACGCCATTAGGCGGATCACCCAGTGCAAATGCCCAAACCATTAATAGTTCAGAACAGACAGCAGAAGTTTTTACACCTGAGATTAATCAAGCGGTTCCAGCAAGTGAAACTCTCAACTTTCACTCCAACTCCACAGAAGTTCCATCTTTTGTTACAGTTATCCCAGTTAAATCAGCCCAGAAGACGAAATCAGACGTAATAATCCCCACCTTGACAACGCCGACAGTTAGTCCAAACTCTGAAAAAACGGCAAATTTTCTCACCCAACAGCCTAATTCTGTTCCAGAGATTGTACCTCCAGTAGTTGACGAGCCGATACCGTCACCAACGCCCGAAACTACTCCCAGTCCGGGAAATTTAAATACTCCCAACGCCACCCCAGAAGCTGAGGAACCTCGCGTACTGGTATCAGAAGTAGTTGTGACACCGGAAACAGGACAACTAACACCGGAATTGGAGAACCAAGTTTTTAGAGTAATTCGTACCCAACCCGGTCGGACAACAACCCGCTCTCAACTGCAAGAAGATATCAACGCTATCTTTGGGACTGGCTTCTTCGCCAACGTTCAAGCAGTGCCAGAAGATACACCTTTGGGGGTAAGGGTGAGCTTTGTTGTCCAACCCAACCCTGTGTTGAGCAAAGTAGAAGTGCAAGCCAATCCCGGAACTGATGTTCCCTCTGTGCTGGCTCCTAATACTGTGGATGAAGTCTTTAGCCCACAATATGGTCAAATCCTCAACTTGCGAGAATTGCAAGAAGGTATCAAACAGTTAACCCAGAAGTATCAAGAACAAGGTTACGTACTAGCAAACGTCATTGGCTCGCCTCAAATCTCGGAAACTGGAGTTGTTACCCTACAAGTAGCCGAAGGGGTAGTAGAAAATCTGAAAGTTCGGTTCCGCGATCGCGAAGGTCAGGAAACAGACGCGACGGGAGAACCAATTCGGGGTCGGACACAGGAATATATAATTACGCGGGAACTGGAATTAAAGCCAGGAGACGTATTTAACCGCGATACAGTGCAAACAGACCTACAGCGGGTATTTGGACTAGGGCTATTTGAAGATGTCAATGTCTCCCTAGACCCTGGTACTGATCCTAGTAAGGTTGATGTCGTGGTGAATGTAGCTGAACGTAGTACTGGTTCGATTGCGGCTGGAGCCGGGTTTAGTTCTGCTAGTGGACTATTTGGTACTGTTAGTTATCAGCAGCAAAACTTGGCGGGAAGAAACCAAAATCTGGGAGCAGAAGTACAGGTAGGACAACGGGAGCTGCTGTTTGATCTCCGGTTTACAGACCCGTGGATTGCAGGTGACCCCTACAGAACTTCTTATACAGCCAATCTATTTCGCCGCAGTTCCATTTCATTGATTTTTGATGGACAAGATGGCGATATCAGGACATTTAGACCAGAAGATTCTGATGGCGATCGCCCCCGTGTTCTCAGGTTAGGTGGTGGTATTAGTTTTAACCGTCCTCTCTCTCCCAACCCTTATGAGAGATCAGAATGGACTGCTTCAGCCGGATTGCAGTATCAACGAGTTTCTACCCGTGATGCCGATGGTAATATCAGACCAGAAGGAGCCGTGTTCCAAGATGGAGTACCAGGAGAACGAGTTCCCCTGAGCTTCTCAGAACAAGGTGAAGATGATTTGCTGCTATTACAACTAGGCGCACAGCGCGACCTGCGTAATAATCCCTTACAACCCACCAGAGGTTCCTTCCTGCGCTTTGGAGTCGATCAATCCGTACCAGTAGGACTAGGAAGTATTTTTCTCACTAGACTAAGAGCTAACTATAGCCAATACTTACCCGTTAGTTTTACTAACTTCGCCCCAGGGCCACAAACCTTAGCCTTTAACCTGCAAGGGGGTACAGTTCTGGGTGATTTGCCTCCCTATGAAGCTTTTACCCTTGGCGGTAGTAACTCGGTTCGGGGTTACGAAGAAGGAGCGTTAACAAGTGGACGCAGTTATGTACAAGCATCTGTTGAATATCGCTTCCCTGTTTTCTCAGTAGTCAGCGGCGCACTGTTCTTTGATGTTGGTAGTGATTTAGGAACTACAACTAGACCTGCCGAGGTATTGAACAAAAACGGCAGTGGCTACGGCTATGGACTAGGTGTGCGTGTACAATCCCCACTAGGCCCCATTCGGATTGATTACGGCATTAACGACGACGGCGATAGTCGCATCAATTTTGGCATTGGAGAAAGATTTTAA